A genomic region of Chryseobacterium sp. KACC 21268 contains the following coding sequences:
- the rsgA gene encoding ribosome small subunit-dependent GTPase A: protein MKGIIIKSTGSWYQVLEEKTKTVYEARIRGKFKLIKTRLTNPLAVGDEVEFSLEQDDVAWITKIFPRKNYLIRKSVNLSKEAHIIASNVDIACFIYTLKFPETSLGFLDRFLACCEAYNIKPLILFNKMDTLNDEEKEIVENIETMYQNIGYDTLNISSYTKLNLNFLIDKIKDKTSVFFGHSGCGKSTLVNAMQPDLHIRTGEISESQLKGKHTTTFAQMHFWDFGGSVIDTPGVREFAMIDVQKEEIQHYFPEIFQAGRSCKYHNCMHINEPKCAVLQGLETGELEETRYITYLKLMEEAEEMNQN, encoded by the coding sequence TTGAAAGGAATCATCATCAAATCTACGGGAAGCTGGTATCAGGTTTTGGAAGAGAAAACTAAAACTGTTTACGAAGCCAGGATCCGAGGCAAATTCAAACTGATAAAAACAAGACTTACAAATCCACTTGCAGTAGGAGACGAAGTCGAATTTTCTTTGGAGCAAGATGATGTGGCCTGGATCACCAAAATCTTTCCGAGAAAAAATTATCTCATCAGAAAATCGGTGAACCTTTCCAAAGAAGCTCATATCATTGCATCGAATGTTGATATTGCCTGTTTCATTTACACTTTGAAGTTCCCTGAAACCTCGTTAGGATTTTTGGACCGTTTTCTTGCTTGCTGCGAGGCTTATAACATCAAGCCCTTGATATTATTCAACAAAATGGATACTTTGAATGACGAGGAAAAGGAAATTGTAGAAAACATCGAGACAATGTACCAAAACATCGGTTACGACACTTTGAATATCTCATCCTACACAAAACTGAATCTCAATTTCTTAATTGATAAGATTAAAGATAAAACATCAGTGTTTTTCGGACATTCAGGTTGTGGGAAATCAACTTTGGTCAATGCAATGCAACCTGATCTTCATATCAGAACTGGTGAAATTTCGGAATCTCAACTCAAAGGGAAACATACCACAACTTTCGCTCAGATGCATTTCTGGGATTTTGGAGGTTCGGTGATCGATACACCTGGCGTTCGTGAGTTTGCAATGATCGACGTTCAGAAAGAAGAGATCCAGCATTACTTTCCTGAAATCTTCCAGGCGGGTAGGAGTTGCAAGTATCACAACTGTATGCATATCAATGAACCGAAATGTGCCGTTCTGCAAGGATTGGAAACAGGCGAATTAGAAGAGACCCGATACATTACCTATCTCAAACTGATGGAAGAAGCAGAAGAGATGAATCAAAACTAA
- a CDS encoding hemin receptor, protein MLKKTLLLLSIPISFVYLKAQDISVLTNTVDVYSANPINGTAKYNSMAGSIGALGGDISSANVNPAGIGVFITNDLNFTLGINNNKNTTTLAGQSQVSKVNNTDIGNTGGLLTFNLADTASKWKFINIGVNYSNRSLDNRSISAGNGNIKIVDDFSVANTIINYTYQGHVYERYGDQSKLNFAVGANYDNRLYFGAGLNFHNSFLTQNDRANFYSDYDKTSLGYDKQYTGFDEHSDGFSANIGVIAKLSNQFRVGAAVESPTWWNIDRVYTQHYFDYNSELFQEDRTLVTPMKATLSAAFVPSKNFALNVDFIQGITKPKYKEYGNAERELNDFFNGSYKNSSEVRAGAEYRISAFRLRGGYAYQGNNFDNLSLLSYNDNGLASNQSYSNLLVGKRNTIGAGLGYDFQAFYIDASYQSITSEYSSPFLQGNIDYNSGYFNGGFDVNSDAYAVSKVKNTRNNFFVTVGWKF, encoded by the coding sequence ATGCTAAAAAAGACTTTATTACTGCTAAGCATTCCCATTTCTTTTGTTTATCTGAAGGCTCAGGACATTTCAGTACTCACAAACACGGTAGATGTCTACTCAGCTAATCCAATCAACGGGACAGCAAAATACAATTCGATGGCAGGATCTATAGGCGCATTGGGTGGTGACATCTCTTCTGCCAATGTGAATCCAGCTGGTATTGGAGTTTTTATCACAAACGATTTAAACTTTACTTTAGGTATTAACAATAATAAAAATACAACTACTCTTGCTGGTCAATCTCAGGTCAGCAAGGTTAATAATACTGACATTGGCAATACAGGAGGACTACTGACTTTTAATCTCGCTGACACTGCTTCGAAATGGAAGTTTATAAATATTGGAGTTAACTATTCTAATAGATCATTGGATAACAGGTCGATATCCGCAGGTAACGGGAATATAAAAATTGTAGATGATTTTTCTGTTGCTAATACAATCATTAATTATACTTATCAAGGTCATGTTTATGAACGATATGGAGATCAATCAAAATTAAATTTTGCGGTAGGTGCTAATTATGATAACCGTTTATACTTTGGTGCAGGACTTAATTTTCATAATTCATTCTTGACACAAAATGATAGAGCGAACTTCTATTCAGATTATGACAAAACTTCTCTTGGGTACGACAAACAATACACAGGTTTTGATGAACACTCTGATGGATTCTCTGCAAACATAGGTGTTATTGCCAAATTGAGCAATCAATTCAGGGTTGGTGCAGCTGTAGAATCGCCTACCTGGTGGAATATTGACCGTGTTTATACACAGCATTATTTCGACTATAATTCTGAATTATTTCAAGAAGACAGAACTTTGGTAACGCCAATGAAAGCGACTTTAAGTGCTGCGTTCGTTCCTAGTAAAAATTTCGCTTTGAATGTCGATTTTATCCAAGGTATCACTAAACCTAAGTATAAGGAATATGGCAATGCAGAAAGAGAATTGAACGATTTCTTCAATGGTTCTTACAAGAATTCTTCAGAAGTACGAGCTGGTGCAGAGTACAGAATCAGTGCATTCAGGTTGAGAGGTGGTTATGCGTACCAAGGAAACAATTTTGATAATTTATCTTTACTAAGTTATAATGACAATGGATTGGCATCTAACCAATCTTATTCTAACCTCTTAGTGGGGAAACGCAATACAATCGGTGCAGGTTTGGGATATGACTTTCAGGCTTTCTACATCGATGCATCATACCAAAGTATCACGTCTGAATATAGCAGTCCATTCCTACAAGGAAATATAGATTACAACTCAGGATATTTCAACGGTGGTTTTGATGTCAACAGTGATGCTTACGCTGTTTCTAAAGTGAAGAATACAAGAAATAACTTCTTCGTAACTGTTGGTTGGAAATTCTAA
- a CDS encoding prolyl-tRNA synthetase yields MKNINNNRFLNLIRSKALILIASSSLLTSCVIYTGGYSETDGVYYDPNRDSLPAGTYSYGNNQVDNYYNYQDTYPSIYDNNQQNIQDQDNRYNLASSSSDWGTFTGSETNYTSFNNWGYGGWGMGFGWGGFGGWGYPGYGMYGWNSPFNSWGWGMGFGWGDSFYSPWGWGGGFYDPFWGYGYGGWGGYYGGGYYHPINYNRSGRLGGMISQNRVGGRNDNRFQGINNSRIRTAGNIRNDVGTRNSAIRTGNNGMRNPNGIRTNNGGIRTYPNNGNVRNNYPNNGGTRNQTYPNNGNVRTSPNNGGFRNESYSPSRSGSSGGFNSGGGMRSGGSSGGGGMRSGGGGGRR; encoded by the coding sequence ATGAAAAATATCAACAATAATCGCTTTTTAAATCTGATCAGATCCAAAGCTTTGATCTTGATTGCCAGCAGTTCTCTTTTGACCTCTTGTGTGATCTACACAGGTGGTTATTCAGAAACTGATGGTGTCTACTACGACCCAAATAGAGATTCTTTACCAGCGGGAACATATTCTTATGGTAACAATCAGGTTGACAATTACTACAATTATCAAGATACCTATCCGAGCATCTATGATAACAACCAACAAAACATTCAGGATCAGGACAATCGTTACAATCTAGCGAGCAGTTCTTCTGACTGGGGAACTTTTACAGGTTCTGAAACCAATTACACGAGCTTCAACAACTGGGGCTATGGTGGCTGGGGAATGGGCTTTGGCTGGGGAGGTTTTGGCGGCTGGGGATATCCTGGCTACGGAATGTACGGCTGGAACAGTCCTTTCAACTCTTGGGGTTGGGGAATGGGATTTGGATGGGGTGACTCCTTCTATTCGCCTTGGGGCTGGGGCGGCGGATTCTATGATCCATTCTGGGGCTACGGCTATGGTGGCTGGGGCGGTTACTATGGTGGCGGATACTATCATCCAATTAACTATAACAGGTCAGGTAGACTTGGTGGCATGATCTCTCAAAATAGAGTCGGTGGTAGAAATGACAACCGTTTCCAAGGTATCAATAACAGCAGAATCAGAACAGCAGGAAATATCAGAAATGATGTTGGAACTAGAAATAGTGCCATCCGAACTGGTAATAATGGAATGAGAAACCCAAATGGTATCAGAACAAATAATGGCGGTATCAGAACATATCCAAACAATGGAAATGTTAGAAATAATTATCCAAATAACGGAGGTACAAGAAACCAAACATATCCTAATAACGGGAATGTGAGAACTTCTCCTAACAATGGTGGTTTCCGAAATGAATCATATTCACCTAGTAGATCCGGAAGTTCTGGAGGTTTCAACTCTGGCGGCGGAATGAGATCTGGTGGTTCATCTGGTGGCGGCGGAATGAGATCCGGCGGTGGCGGTGGAAGAAGATAA